The following are encoded in a window of Paenibacillus polymyxa genomic DNA:
- a CDS encoding DUF2515 family protein, with protein sequence MSLTEWLHTASRQLQGGLKLLGSVPRVAEEAWEGKRAAWTESRKLRYPLRQLAWDYHTAQAAMNEAEALMLVNGPATRPSSLNMPLCETDCELLERIKNDTAQENRSNVTRTAAYLECYRGYPELHWALLAHLVSRNGGYNMTDLKGGLIGNLFGEQEKEWLYRLLERCNALIFQDAYPQLQLYMHSRHLGRSCFHLLPYFHISPFMKPFWERFWAWRDSSLLTVALIINEQNYIEGRVIKDPYFQKFVTHKPGFYLHDWLQLNQVIFPLGLNGGLAGLVMERFGHLDERIGFGKSLYAMLFGHQQVLDQVSAFANSVPHTGSRSDYWPGLFTPNEQKALHSPDESATLLAHEWLPPGQRLYSPELNAVWSDTAYDPIPRYDWFQDGSTLGHLSEPRRPLLFAMRHEHRHGIQKTAMAHVAHNSLQPFH encoded by the coding sequence ATGTCTCTTACCGAATGGCTCCATACAGCATCTCGACAGCTTCAAGGAGGGCTAAAGCTACTGGGTTCCGTTCCCCGTGTTGCAGAGGAAGCTTGGGAGGGCAAACGGGCGGCTTGGACCGAATCCCGCAAATTACGCTACCCCTTGCGTCAACTAGCGTGGGATTATCATACAGCACAGGCCGCTATGAATGAAGCTGAAGCGTTAATGCTGGTGAACGGACCCGCTACGCGTCCCTCTTCTCTGAATATGCCCTTATGCGAAACAGACTGTGAGCTGCTGGAGCGGATCAAAAATGATACAGCACAGGAGAATCGCAGCAACGTCACCCGCACGGCCGCTTACCTTGAATGCTATCGTGGCTACCCGGAGTTACACTGGGCATTACTGGCCCACCTGGTTTCTCGTAATGGCGGCTATAATATGACCGATCTGAAAGGGGGACTGATTGGCAACCTGTTTGGCGAACAGGAAAAGGAATGGCTGTATCGGCTACTGGAGCGCTGTAATGCCCTTATTTTTCAAGATGCTTACCCGCAGTTGCAACTTTACATGCACAGCCGTCATTTGGGTCGGAGTTGCTTTCATTTGTTGCCTTATTTTCACATTTCGCCATTCATGAAGCCCTTTTGGGAACGTTTTTGGGCTTGGCGGGATAGCTCTCTGTTGACTGTGGCGCTCATCATTAATGAACAAAACTATATTGAAGGACGTGTGATAAAAGATCCGTATTTTCAAAAATTTGTGACACACAAGCCGGGCTTTTATTTGCATGACTGGCTCCAACTTAATCAGGTTATATTTCCACTTGGGCTGAACGGTGGACTTGCTGGACTAGTGATGGAGCGTTTCGGCCATTTGGACGAGCGGATCGGCTTTGGCAAAAGTCTCTATGCTATGCTCTTCGGCCATCAGCAGGTGCTGGACCAGGTATCAGCATTCGCTAACAGTGTGCCGCATACGGGTTCACGCAGCGACTATTGGCCCGGATTGTTCACCCCGAATGAACAAAAAGCGCTGCACTCTCCAGATGAAAGTGCAACGCTTTTAGCACATGAATGGCTACCGCCAGGACAACGTCTGTACAGCCCGGAGCTGAACGCCGTCTGGTCCGATACAGCTTATGATCCAATCCCCCGTTATGACTGGTTTCAGGACGGCTCCACACTTGGACATCTCAGCGAACCAAGGCGACCGCTGTTATTTGCCATGCGCCATGAGCATCGCCACGGCATCCAAAAAACAGCAATGGCCCACGTTGCCCATAACAGCTTGCAACCTTTCCACTGA
- a CDS encoding putative polysaccharide biosynthesis protein, translated as MSNKETFLKGTLILAAAALVARVLGLVQRVPLEHLLGSVGNASFTIANNAYLMLLTVATAGIPSTLSKMVSERYALDRPSEARRVYRAALIFAVAAGIIITALLYFGAPYFAEHVAGVPQSALAIQALAPALLLFPAIAMMRGYFQGRGNMTAGGISQIVEQVARVATAIVLAFIILKLGYGDREVAAGASFGGVMGSLGALAVMLYYTVKLRRQDRQDRQDQFQEERSALPMMRIYKDIFKLSIPIVLSSLTVPAVNFIDTSIVVRLLSGQVGLDQATTQLGYLGSRAQSVAGIPPILAIALSQSLIPIISAAFARKDEQHLQNQMTLALRISILTGMPIVLALCVTAYSINGLLFSSLGGSGIIAVLTLGTIFQITMMTSNSILIGMGKPRISMVNVMVGIVVKFAASWLLAGWLGIYGIIAATGLCFLVITLLNLRVLKGIVSFSIMGRRWAGFLTAVVVSGAIGYGVNEACILLVHLMPARVAFLIACCIAGAAVLVCYLLLLVVLRVLRRDELGNYPRMLQKVLRPLMRLQRESTGQQG; from the coding sequence TTGTCCAATAAAGAAACATTCCTTAAAGGTACGCTTATTTTAGCCGCTGCCGCCTTGGTGGCCAGAGTGCTTGGTCTGGTACAGCGTGTTCCATTGGAGCATCTGCTCGGTTCCGTAGGGAACGCCTCGTTTACCATTGCGAACAACGCTTATTTGATGCTGCTCACAGTGGCTACGGCCGGTATTCCAAGCACATTGAGCAAAATGGTTTCAGAACGTTATGCACTGGATCGGCCTTCGGAAGCACGACGTGTGTATCGTGCGGCTTTGATATTCGCGGTAGCGGCAGGCATTATCATTACAGCGCTACTGTATTTTGGAGCACCTTACTTTGCCGAGCATGTAGCAGGGGTTCCACAATCCGCTTTGGCCATTCAGGCTTTGGCACCAGCATTACTGCTGTTCCCTGCCATTGCCATGATGCGTGGATACTTCCAAGGGCGCGGTAATATGACCGCAGGCGGTATTTCACAAATTGTGGAGCAGGTTGCACGGGTAGCGACTGCTATTGTACTCGCTTTTATTATTTTGAAGCTGGGTTATGGAGATCGCGAGGTTGCGGCCGGGGCCTCCTTCGGAGGTGTCATGGGAAGTCTTGGCGCTCTAGCGGTCATGTTATACTACACGGTGAAATTGCGCCGCCAGGATCGACAGGATCGCCAAGATCAATTCCAAGAGGAAAGATCCGCGCTACCGATGATGCGCATTTACAAAGATATTTTCAAGCTTTCCATTCCCATTGTATTGTCCTCTCTGACAGTTCCGGCGGTCAACTTTATTGATACGTCGATTGTGGTGAGACTGCTATCTGGTCAAGTGGGATTGGATCAGGCGACTACTCAGTTGGGTTATCTAGGCTCTCGGGCACAGAGTGTGGCGGGAATTCCGCCGATTTTGGCCATTGCGCTCAGCCAATCGCTTATTCCGATCATTTCAGCAGCATTTGCCCGTAAGGATGAGCAGCATTTACAAAATCAGATGACGCTGGCCCTGCGTATCTCTATTTTGACTGGAATGCCAATTGTGCTAGCTTTATGTGTAACCGCCTATTCTATTAATGGTTTACTGTTTAGCTCGCTTGGAGGCAGCGGTATTATCGCTGTTCTGACACTCGGAACGATATTCCAGATTACGATGATGACTTCTAATTCGATATTGATCGGTATGGGCAAGCCACGTATTTCAATGGTTAATGTCATGGTCGGTATCGTCGTCAAGTTTGCAGCGAGCTGGCTGCTGGCTGGTTGGCTTGGGATTTACGGGATCATTGCCGCAACCGGATTATGTTTCCTCGTGATCACGTTGCTGAATTTACGTGTGCTTAAAGGGATCGTCTCCTTTTCCATCATGGGCCGTCGCTGGGCAGGGTTCTTAACCGCAGTCGTCGTCTCGGGAGCTATCGGATACGGTGTAAATGAAGCCTGTATTCTACTGGTGCATTTGATGCCTGCGCGTGTGGCCTTCTTGATCGCGTGCTGCATTGCAGGGGCAGCTGTACTGGTATGCTACTTGCTGTTGCTGGTTGTACTGCGCGTATTGCGCAGGGACGAGCTGGGCAACTACCCACGTATGTTGCAAAAGGTACTGCGTCCGTTAATGCGTCTACAGCGTGAGTCTACAGGACAACAAGGCTAA
- a CDS encoding DUF456 domain-containing protein → MDVVGWIVVIVLFIVGMAGAVYPVLPGALAIYFAFFVYGWFFSFAPYNALFWIIQTLIVVALFVADYAVNAWGVKRFGGSRLSAILSTVGIIIGPFVIPAFGLILGPFIGAVLGELIGKAPLDRAIKVGFGSVLGLFTSTVMKVILQLAMIIVFLIWVL, encoded by the coding sequence ATGGACGTTGTAGGCTGGATTGTTGTTATTGTGCTGTTCATTGTGGGCATGGCCGGGGCGGTATATCCCGTATTGCCGGGGGCGCTCGCCATCTATTTTGCATTTTTTGTATACGGCTGGTTTTTCTCGTTTGCTCCATACAATGCATTGTTTTGGATTATACAAACACTAATCGTCGTTGCCCTTTTTGTTGCGGATTATGCTGTGAATGCGTGGGGAGTCAAGCGATTTGGCGGCTCGCGTCTGTCAGCAATCCTCAGCACTGTCGGGATTATTATTGGCCCCTTCGTTATTCCGGCATTTGGTCTGATTTTGGGACCATTTATCGGCGCCGTACTGGGTGAGCTGATTGGCAAAGCCCCGCTGGATCGAGCTATAAAAGTGGGCTTTGGCTCTGTATTAGGTCTTTTTACCAGCACCGTGATGAAAGTGATTTTGCAGCTTGCCATGATTATTGTATTCTTGATTTGGGTGTTATGA
- a CDS encoding Cof-type HAD-IIB family hydrolase, which yields MGENQYKYKLLALDMDGTLLNDNHEISLETINWINKAIQEGIHVCLSTGRAAMHALPYGQQLGLETPMVTVNGSEVWKSPHELWRRYLLDKELVRKMHQIAVETGSWFWAYSTEELYNRDRWPDTLDTQEWLKFGYNTENDEIRHQILLKLQDMGGLEISNSSMTNLEINPAGISKASGIAEVCDLLGITLEQVVAVGDSLNDLAVIQAVGLGVAMGNAQDTVKEAADVVVASNNDDGIVEVIRDYVLV from the coding sequence ATGGGAGAAAACCAATATAAATACAAACTGCTTGCGCTCGACATGGACGGAACTTTACTGAATGATAATCATGAAATTTCCTTGGAAACGATTAACTGGATTAACAAGGCGATTCAGGAAGGGATTCATGTATGCTTGTCTACTGGACGTGCAGCGATGCATGCTCTGCCTTACGGTCAGCAACTCGGCCTGGAGACGCCAATGGTAACTGTAAACGGCAGTGAGGTGTGGAAATCACCCCACGAGTTGTGGCGCCGTTATTTACTTGATAAGGAGCTCGTTCGTAAGATGCACCAGATTGCCGTAGAAACAGGCTCTTGGTTCTGGGCTTACTCAACGGAGGAATTATATAACAGAGATCGTTGGCCGGATACATTGGACACACAGGAATGGCTCAAATTCGGTTATAATACGGAAAATGACGAAATTCGCCACCAAATTTTACTTAAGCTTCAGGACATGGGGGGACTTGAAATTTCCAATTCCTCGATGACAAATTTGGAAATTAACCCAGCTGGTATATCCAAAGCCAGTGGAATCGCTGAAGTGTGCGACCTGCTTGGCATTACTCTTGAGCAGGTGGTTGCCGTTGGCGACAGTCTGAATGACCTGGCTGTGATTCAAGCGGTTGGGCTGGGCGTAGCAATGGGGAATGCTCAGGATACGGTTAAAGAAGCCGCTGATGTGGTCGTGGCTTCGAACAATGACGACGGCATTGTAGAAGTGATTCGTGATTATGTGCTTGTGTAA
- a CDS encoding peptidoglycan D,D-transpeptidase FtsI family protein produces MDRRSLDKKFSFKKKNHEEDEESRKKRTVLRTNLLFFSAFVLFALIITRLAVLQFVQSEELKGQQQSVNTKNVPLAPSRGTIYDSTGTVKLAYSTSVQSLYVTLSKDYSKRTEKDRKPGEKLLPELNAFAAKLAAKLNELGRNEGEQLNAEEIKKRLDPDYNQYRGFTPRLVKSDLSREEIAYFLEHRIEFPGVEVVEESVRHYDPDRVAVQTIGYMYKFKGARTNRPKYKELYEANSEVLRPTQVYSESETVGYDGLELQYQDELRGKNGYKTVEVNPRSMPEGIESITPPEKGHHLYSTLNKEIQQKTEQAIMDQLRWLHTHAVSGKLHQDATTGFAVAMEVETGNIVAMASMPDYDSNVWKSGSTSPSVYDEIQHKMGNGTIKSVPSGKAGPHPESSVLLGSTIKPLTVLIGLKENLFSPGQTYLDTGSAYYGKNRSSRVGNSSGHVYGSLTPSRAIEVSSNTFMVDMIGKPMYDKYGSNAGVHQGIDVWDKYMKEFGLGVPTEVDLPGEWAGRLEYTSKHESALTRLVQASFGQQGKYTAMQLAQYTTVLATKGKRMQPHLVSKIVDDQGNLVREFKPQVLNEVAFSDTYWNTVIRGMATDVKAFNGFPYDYARKTGTSQQVVGRTVKDNGVFIAFAPRQNPKLAVAVIIPEGGFGATSAGPVARKIFDAYDEVYGLDGTPKKPLAAK; encoded by the coding sequence ATGGACAGAAGAAGTTTGGATAAAAAGTTTTCATTCAAAAAGAAAAATCATGAAGAGGATGAAGAGTCACGAAAAAAACGGACGGTTTTACGAACCAACCTACTGTTTTTTAGTGCTTTTGTGCTGTTTGCCCTGATCATTACCAGACTAGCTGTATTGCAGTTTGTACAATCGGAGGAGCTGAAGGGCCAGCAGCAATCCGTAAATACGAAAAATGTCCCGTTAGCCCCGAGTCGCGGCACGATTTATGATTCTACAGGTACGGTTAAGCTGGCGTATTCGACTTCAGTACAGTCCTTGTATGTAACTTTATCTAAGGATTATAGCAAGCGTACGGAGAAAGATCGCAAGCCGGGGGAAAAGCTGCTCCCTGAGCTCAATGCTTTTGCTGCCAAGCTTGCTGCCAAATTAAACGAACTGGGTCGTAACGAAGGAGAGCAGCTTAATGCAGAGGAAATAAAAAAGCGACTGGACCCGGACTATAATCAATATAGGGGATTTACCCCACGTTTGGTCAAATCCGACCTGAGTCGTGAGGAAATCGCTTATTTTCTGGAGCATCGGATAGAGTTCCCTGGTGTAGAGGTTGTAGAAGAAAGTGTACGCCATTATGACCCGGATCGGGTGGCGGTACAAACGATTGGATATATGTACAAGTTCAAAGGAGCTCGAACGAACCGACCCAAATATAAAGAGCTCTATGAAGCTAATTCGGAGGTCCTAAGACCGACACAGGTTTATTCGGAAAGTGAAACGGTCGGATATGATGGCCTGGAGCTGCAATACCAGGACGAGTTGAGAGGAAAAAACGGATATAAAACGGTAGAGGTCAATCCTCGCAGCATGCCGGAGGGCATTGAATCCATTACTCCTCCTGAAAAAGGACATCATTTATATTCCACCCTCAACAAGGAAATTCAGCAGAAAACCGAACAGGCCATTATGGATCAGCTTCGCTGGCTTCATACTCATGCCGTATCGGGGAAGCTTCATCAAGACGCTACCACTGGCTTCGCTGTAGCGATGGAGGTAGAGACCGGAAATATCGTGGCAATGGCCAGTATGCCGGATTATGACTCTAATGTATGGAAAAGTGGAAGTACCTCGCCTTCGGTATATGATGAAATTCAGCATAAAATGGGAAATGGAACAATTAAATCCGTGCCTAGCGGAAAAGCGGGTCCACATCCAGAATCTTCGGTGCTTCTGGGTTCAACCATTAAACCGCTAACCGTGCTGATCGGGTTGAAGGAAAACCTGTTTTCTCCCGGACAAACTTATCTGGATACGGGAAGTGCGTACTACGGCAAAAATCGCTCCAGCCGGGTTGGGAATTCTAGCGGACATGTGTATGGTTCTTTGACACCTAGCAGGGCAATTGAGGTCTCGTCGAATACGTTTATGGTAGATATGATCGGCAAGCCAATGTATGACAAATACGGAAGTAATGCAGGGGTGCATCAGGGAATTGACGTATGGGACAAGTATATGAAGGAATTTGGATTAGGCGTACCGACAGAAGTAGATCTGCCGGGTGAATGGGCGGGGAGACTTGAGTATACGAGCAAGCATGAAAGTGCGCTGACACGATTGGTGCAGGCATCCTTTGGTCAGCAGGGAAAATATACAGCCATGCAGTTAGCCCAGTATACAACTGTGCTGGCAACAAAGGGCAAACGTATGCAGCCTCATTTGGTCAGCAAAATTGTAGATGATCAGGGGAATCTTGTACGTGAGTTTAAGCCGCAGGTGCTGAATGAGGTCGCCTTTTCAGATACGTACTGGAATACAGTGATTCGGGGTATGGCTACGGATGTTAAAGCCTTTAACGGATTTCCTTATGATTATGCCCGCAAAACGGGAACTTCTCAGCAGGTGGTGGGGCGTACGGTTAAAGATAATGGGGTGTTCATCGCTTTTGCTCCGCGTCAAAATCCGAAGCTGGCGGTAGCGGTCATCATTCCTGAAGGGGGCTTTGGTGCGACGAGCGCGGGGCCAGTTGCACGTAAAATATTTGATGCGTATGACGAAGTATACGGGCTAGATGGTACTCCTAAAAAGCCTCTGGCAGCGAAATAA
- a CDS encoding peptidoglycan D,D-transpeptidase FtsI family protein, with amino-acid sequence MRKIDNEQGKDNETSDRKRFSFRINLFFFSSFIIFTVIIVRLAILQFVDGPQLKQQEASNVTKNVPLTPIRGTIYDSTGQNRLAYSTPVQSLYITLSKNYSDSVEEKRNPDKKLLPELENMTQKLANRFAQYGNKDEPKMTAEQIMDAMDRNYQRFSGFTPRLIKTNLNKDEVAYFMQHKSEFPGLDVVEETVRHYDPDTVAVQTVGYIKSYKSARETLTKYKNIQKSMSAENDPGLIYMDNESVGFDGLEFQYQEQLRGKNGYKTVPIDPRNMPEGVDSVTPPQKGNNVYSTINKEIQVKTEEAIMDQLRWLHSHAVSGKTHPYAKTGFAVAMEVDTGNVVAMASMPDYDANYWQTGNISSDNYKKIQNVYLNGTIRSFGSGQSGQHPESVVLLGSTIKPLSVLIGLEENLFSTSSYYQDTGAAYFGRNNSSRVRNSSGHVYGGLDPASAIRHSSNAFMVDMVGKRLYNKYINNAKEDQGVNVWDRYMKEFGLGVSTGVDLPTEYPGLREYGPKSKESALSKLAYASFGQQGKYTTLQLAQYTTVLATKGKRMEPHLVSQIKDTNGNVVQTIKPKVLNEVKFPDAYWNEVIRGMATDVSAFNGFPYDYARKTGTSQQSVGGKLKDNGVFIAFAPRQNPKLAVAVVIPEGGFGAWSAGPVARKIFDAYDEVYGLDGVPKKKDETATDPNAIKQP; translated from the coding sequence ATGAGAAAGATAGACAACGAGCAGGGAAAAGACAACGAGACGTCTGATCGAAAAAGATTCAGCTTTCGGATCAATCTGTTCTTTTTCAGCTCGTTCATTATATTTACGGTCATTATTGTAAGACTGGCGATACTTCAATTTGTAGATGGACCTCAGCTTAAGCAGCAGGAGGCCAGTAATGTTACCAAAAATGTACCGCTTACGCCGATTCGCGGAACAATTTATGATTCTACCGGGCAGAATAGACTGGCGTATTCTACACCTGTACAATCGCTGTATATCACACTCTCCAAGAACTATAGTGACAGCGTGGAGGAAAAGCGTAATCCAGATAAAAAGCTGTTGCCTGAGCTGGAAAACATGACACAAAAGCTGGCAAATCGATTTGCCCAATATGGTAATAAAGATGAGCCGAAAATGACGGCAGAACAAATTATGGACGCTATGGATCGGAACTATCAGCGATTTAGCGGTTTTACGCCGCGTCTGATTAAAACGAATCTTAATAAAGATGAAGTTGCCTATTTTATGCAGCATAAAAGTGAGTTTCCAGGCTTAGATGTCGTAGAGGAAACGGTACGTCATTATGATCCAGATACGGTAGCTGTTCAAACGGTTGGCTACATTAAAAGCTATAAAAGTGCGCGTGAAACGTTGACTAAATATAAGAATATTCAAAAATCTATGTCAGCTGAAAATGATCCGGGCCTCATTTATATGGATAACGAATCGGTTGGCTTTGATGGACTGGAATTCCAATATCAGGAACAATTACGGGGGAAAAATGGCTATAAAACCGTTCCGATAGATCCGCGTAATATGCCGGAAGGTGTAGATTCTGTTACTCCTCCGCAAAAAGGAAATAATGTCTATTCTACGATTAACAAAGAAATTCAGGTGAAGACTGAAGAAGCCATTATGGATCAATTGAGATGGCTCCATTCACACGCTGTATCTGGCAAGACACATCCTTATGCCAAAACAGGCTTCGCTGTGGCTATGGAAGTGGACACAGGAAATGTGGTAGCGATGGCCAGTATGCCAGATTATGATGCAAATTACTGGCAGACTGGAAATATATCCAGTGATAATTACAAAAAAATACAAAATGTATACTTGAATGGTACTATTCGTTCGTTCGGATCGGGCCAATCGGGTCAACATCCAGAGTCAGTTGTTCTTCTGGGCTCCACAATTAAACCCCTTTCTGTGTTGATAGGTCTGGAGGAAAATCTATTCAGTACCTCATCCTACTATCAGGATACAGGAGCGGCTTATTTTGGGCGTAACAATTCGTCACGAGTTCGAAACTCTTCCGGTCATGTGTACGGGGGGTTAGACCCGGCTTCTGCCATTCGGCATTCCTCCAATGCATTTATGGTCGATATGGTGGGCAAAAGATTGTACAACAAGTACATTAATAATGCCAAGGAAGATCAAGGTGTGAATGTATGGGACCGCTACATGAAGGAATTTGGGCTAGGGGTGTCTACGGGTGTAGATTTACCTACGGAATATCCTGGTTTGAGAGAGTATGGACCTAAAAGTAAGGAATCGGCCTTGTCCAAATTAGCGTATGCTTCTTTTGGACAGCAGGGTAAGTATACAACGCTCCAGCTTGCACAATATACCACTGTACTGGCTACCAAGGGCAAACGGATGGAGCCGCATTTGGTCAGTCAGATTAAAGATACTAACGGCAATGTAGTTCAAACGATTAAGCCGAAGGTGCTGAATGAAGTGAAATTCCCGGATGCATACTGGAATGAGGTCATACGCGGAATGGCAACAGACGTCAGCGCATTTAATGGTTTCCCTTACGACTATGCTCGTAAAACGGGGACATCGCAGCAAAGCGTAGGCGGTAAACTGAAGGATAACGGGGTATTTATTGCCTTTGCGCCACGTCAGAATCCCAAACTTGCAGTAGCGGTTGTTATTCCTGAAGGGGGCTTTGGGGCCTGGAGTGCTGGACCTGTAGCACGCAAAATCTTTGATGCTTACGACGAAGTGTACGGTCTGGACGGTGTTCCAAAGAAAAAGGATGAAACAGCAACCGATCCTAATGCAATCAAACAGCCATAA
- a CDS encoding transglutaminase domain-containing protein, protein MKPSWLEPILHWNGVTVFLIVIVLLSLIQGWRRGASRSVGALFSLIVDGILTVAGILCSLGLAMWLSPKVQQWLAAYMEHLPQRELSGIEQFYYTLVAGLEGFPLLRFAVLFMLSYAIAQFVLRAIYVLMVGGKSDSSFHEHEKKSGFFSRVAGAGIGTLIGGARAIMVIALLFIGVSLYPDSGFSSYVQASPIYKQGAQSVIEPLSGTLIKDKLPVFTQAVTKELNGIMQRKYEIIDRDIPSDIVQAAAKITEGASGDEQKARALYEWVGTRISYDYSKVEAYEQRGDWHEQTPRDTFDTRKGVCIDYARLYAMMARSQGLQVKVVTGLGYNGQGGYGSHAWNEVYLSAQDQWVPLDPTWAQSGDWFNPPGFAQTHIKDKVI, encoded by the coding sequence ATGAAACCATCCTGGCTGGAGCCTATTCTTCATTGGAATGGCGTGACGGTGTTTTTGATTGTCATTGTACTGCTGTCGTTGATTCAGGGCTGGAGACGAGGAGCTTCCAGATCTGTAGGGGCGCTGTTCAGTCTTATTGTAGATGGCATACTGACTGTGGCGGGTATTTTGTGCTCGCTCGGATTAGCCATGTGGCTTTCACCGAAGGTACAACAATGGCTGGCGGCTTACATGGAACATTTGCCTCAGCGAGAACTAAGTGGGATTGAGCAATTTTATTATACGTTGGTGGCGGGGTTAGAGGGGTTTCCGTTGCTGCGGTTCGCCGTATTGTTCATGCTCAGTTATGCGATCGCCCAATTTGTACTACGTGCAATTTATGTGTTGATGGTAGGTGGCAAGTCAGATTCTTCTTTCCATGAGCATGAAAAAAAATCAGGCTTTTTCAGCAGGGTGGCAGGGGCTGGAATAGGTACTCTTATTGGTGGAGCACGCGCTATCATGGTTATAGCCCTGCTATTCATCGGCGTAAGTCTGTACCCAGACAGCGGGTTTAGCAGCTACGTCCAAGCTTCACCGATTTATAAGCAGGGAGCGCAATCGGTCATTGAGCCGTTATCCGGTACACTGATTAAGGATAAATTGCCCGTATTTACGCAGGCTGTTACCAAGGAACTGAATGGCATCATGCAGCGCAAATATGAAATAATCGACCGGGACATTCCAAGCGATATCGTTCAGGCAGCGGCCAAGATTACAGAAGGGGCTAGCGGTGACGAGCAAAAAGCTAGAGCGTTGTATGAATGGGTAGGCACCCGTATTAGCTATGATTACAGTAAGGTGGAAGCCTATGAGCAACGTGGTGACTGGCATGAACAGACTCCTAGAGATACGTTTGATACACGTAAAGGAGTGTGCATTGATTATGCCCGCCTGTATGCGATGATGGCTCGGTCGCAGGGACTACAGGTCAAGGTGGTGACAGGGCTTGGATATAACGGACAGGGAGGCTACGGTTCCCATGCATGGAATGAAGTGTATTTGAGCGCGCAGGATCAGTGGGTACCGCTAGACCCAACCTGGGCGCAAAGTGGGGACTGGTTTAATCCGCCTGGTTTTGCCCAAACACATATCAAGGATAAAGTGATTTAA
- a CDS encoding MFS transporter, with protein sequence MKTALWLYLFLFIAFFDLHAQYPILTPFAISLGAAPTFIGWMMGIYSLTHLPGNLMAGPKVDKHGSRRYIMFSLTAAGIILVIQSYIHTPWELLFLRAISGFVLAFLSPACLAMLAQLSDHPVTQGKYMSGHGVVHTLASVLSPAAGAFIVASFGFSETFSSLGIILVVTGLMAYFTLPKTAPAPQAQLSDGHATSAPLSGVQKTRLPFNWRYLLLPFVLACAQGILFYEIPLRNNGSASMMSTGLLFSIISLGALCTLSLLFLNKYSPMVRLLCGIILMSLSFYALATTPEAAIGIILFILGTAKGIIFPALASLFIRIGGARLGKTFALQSIATSIGSFAGPVLAGQLPDHISPFFIAFLILMAGLLFVPIKRLSPTPPLSASGPYHS encoded by the coding sequence ATGAAAACAGCCCTCTGGCTGTATCTCTTTTTATTCATTGCTTTTTTCGATCTGCATGCACAATATCCTATTTTGACACCATTCGCTATCTCCCTGGGTGCAGCACCTACTTTTATTGGCTGGATGATGGGGATTTACTCTCTAACTCATCTGCCTGGTAATTTGATGGCCGGCCCCAAGGTCGACAAACACGGTAGCCGCCGATATATTATGTTCAGCCTAACAGCCGCAGGCATCATTCTTGTCATTCAATCATACATCCACACACCGTGGGAATTACTTTTTCTTCGGGCGATTAGCGGTTTTGTGTTAGCCTTTTTATCTCCGGCCTGTCTAGCCATGTTGGCACAGCTATCCGATCATCCAGTTACGCAGGGCAAATATATGTCGGGACATGGTGTCGTTCACACGCTCGCCTCTGTCCTGTCTCCAGCCGCCGGCGCATTTATCGTAGCCAGTTTCGGCTTTAGTGAGACATTTAGTTCCCTTGGCATCATTCTCGTAGTCACGGGACTTATGGCTTATTTCACCTTGCCCAAAACAGCACCCGCTCCACAGGCCCAATTATCAGATGGTCATGCGACATCTGCTCCACTATCCGGGGTACAGAAGACGCGTTTACCATTCAATTGGCGTTACCTGCTCCTGCCTTTTGTTTTGGCGTGTGCACAAGGCATTTTATTTTACGAAATTCCATTACGGAATAACGGTTCTGCGTCTATGATGTCCACCGGATTGCTCTTTTCCATCATCAGTTTGGGAGCACTTTGCACGCTCAGTCTGCTGTTTCTGAACAAATATTCACCAATGGTGCGACTACTTTGTGGCATTATTTTGATGTCTCTAAGTTTTTACGCACTCGCCACCACGCCCGAAGCGGCGATTGGTATCATACTTTTTATTTTGGGAACAGCCAAAGGCATCATTTTCCCAGCGCTGGCCTCCCTTTTCATACGAATTGGAGGTGCGCGACTGGGCAAAACCTTTGCACTACAGTCTATTGCAACATCTATCGGCTCCTTTGCCGGACCTGTACTGGCAGGTCAGCTACCCGATCACATTTCTCCTTTTTTTATCGCATTTCTGATTCTGATGGCTGGCCTGCTATTCGTTCCTATTAAGCGATTATCTCCGACGCCGCCACTGTCTGCCTCAGGACCTTATCATTCCTAG